From Panicum hallii strain FIL2 chromosome 2, PHallii_v3.1, whole genome shotgun sequence, a single genomic window includes:
- the LOC112880035 gene encoding uncharacterized protein C6orf132-like, whose translation MGAVAPPQFRPSTQWPAQPASQPPDAPPLPPAPALRPGAPPSLLTRRLCLQLQPSAQAPLAPSLRLADSLSQSPLVPLPAPSRLAGSGLWALAAWPCPCPCWPHPAPRQPRPGGQASRAPSPRRLAAPAVCAPASKRCRAGAVPASLPCVLAHELVTVLQPQQATTARKNRSLRRSAPLPLRQINRSFSAMNIIKRELRNKIEDDWMNDLMVCYTEKEIFKSLDDEIIIRRFQRLKTRRMQLPRSSRT comes from the exons ATGGGGGCGGTCGCCCCACCTCAATTTCGGCCCAGCACGCAATGGCCGGCCCAGCCAGCCTCCCAGCCTCCCGAcgcgccgcctctgcctccAGCTCCAGCCCTCCGCCCAGGCGCCCCTCCCAGCCTCCTGAcgcgccgcctctgcctccAGCTCCAGCCCTCCGCCCAGGCGCCCCTCGCCCCCTCCCTACGGCTCGCTGACTCGCTCTCCCAGTCTCCCCTGGTGCCCCTCCCAGCTCCCTCGCGGCTCGCGGGCTCCGGCCTCTGGGCTCTGGCGGCCTGgccgtgcccgtgcccgtgctGGCCGCACCCAGCCCCGCGCCAGCCACGTCCAGGCGGCCAGGCCTCTCGCGCACCGTCCCCtcgccggctcgccgccccAGCTGTGTGCGCGCCCGCGTCGAAACgctgccgcgccggcgccgTACCCGCCTCGCTCCCGTGCGTGCTCGCGCACGAGTTGGTCACGGTCCTTCAGCCCCAGCAGGCCACCACCGCCCGGAAGAACAGGAGCCTTCGCAGATCCGCCCCTCTCCCGCTCCGACAG ATTAACAGATCATTTTCAGCTATGAATATAATTAAGAGAGAATTACGCAACAAAATTGAAGATGATTGGATGAATGATCTAATGGTTTGCTATACTGAGAAAGAGATCTTCAAATCTCTTGATGATGAGATAATTATTCGACGATTTCAGCGTCTCAAAACTAGAAGGATGCAGTTGCCTCGGTCATCGAGAACTTAG
- the LOC112881713 gene encoding switch-associated protein 70-like isoform X1, translating to MASNGSSTVSRSPLVFSSPRIERVVGEMQSSLERVRRQLSSTSTRQLLQGPLLKRSDTLRKWNERWVILDPTTGKIEYKVRRSDKDVRGVIVFDTTTTVTLSPMNFHGLAKYDGCCFYIGTPQKKEYFLCAETPSAARAWVSTLHAAQLVLQAHKEAVNSLGENGPAKLGTVATVVAIANSTAIEATKEVEAAMKISLRAALGSTTNKLTKGQLDDLTIMMETLRVKDDELHQLLQDIRARDSTINEIADKLQETAEAAETAASAARSIDEERRYLSSEIERLKQDHEKQVEVSLLRLRESEEKAKLLVEERDHLLTERDSALQEAQMWRSELGKARGNAVILEAAVVRAEEKARVSAADADFRVKEAMSRLESAIKEKEDLLALVDALQSQIKRQETSTIQVCEESSELCSTTSKHVEDDNVDKACVSDTDPIPVAENIVELDDEGVDIRTIGDTEWGNPHSSEVSDVREVTTEPEENSLDIPVDT from the exons ATGGCGTCCAACGGGAGCAGCACGGTGAGCCGTTCTCCTCTCGTCTTCTCTTCTCCCCGGATCGAGCGG GTGGTGGGAGAGATGCAGAGCAGCTTGGAGCGGGTGAGGCGGCAGctctcctccacctccacccgGCAGCTCCTCCAGGGCCCTCTCTTGAAGCGATCCGACACG CTAAGAAAATGGAATGAGCGGTGGGTCATACTTGATCCTACAACTGGAAAGATAGAGTACAA GGTTCGTAGAAGTGACAAAGATGTTAGGGGAGTAATTGTGTTTGATACAACAACCACGGTGACATTATCACCTATGAACTTTCA TGGGCTGGCGAAATATGATGGATGCTGTTTCT ATATTGGAACTCCACAGAAAAAGGAATACTTTCTTTGTGCAGAAACTCCCAGCGCTGCAAGAGCATGGGTATCCACTTTACA TGCGGCTCAGTTGGTATTACAGGCTCATAAGGAGGCGGTGAATTCATTGGGTGAGAATGGTCCTGCAAAATTGGGAACAGTTGCTACTGTTGTGGCTATAGCCAATTCCACTGCAATTGAAGCAACAAAGGAGGTGGAAGCCGCAATGAAGATTTCCTTGCGGGCAGCTTTGGGCTCAACTACAAATAAACTTACCAAAGGTCAATTAGATGATCTTACAATAATGATG GAGACCCTTCGAGTTAAAGATGACGAACTCCACCAGTTATTGCAGGATATTCGTGCACGTGATTCTACAATCAATGAGATTGCAGATAAATTACAGGAGACTGCAGAGGCAGCTGAAACTGCTGCCTCTGCAGCACGTTCAATTGATGAAGAGAGAAGATATTTGTCGTCAGAAATTGAGCGCCTGAAACAAGATCATGAAAAACAAGTTGAAGTATCTCTACTTCGG TTAAGGGAATCAGAGGAGAAAGCAAAGCTTCTTGTCGAAGAGAGAGATCATTTACTTACAGAGAGAGATTCTGCTCTTCAAGAAGCTCAAATGTGGCGCTCGGAACTAGGAAAAGCTAGAGGAAATGCTGTAATTCTAGAAGCAGCCGTTGTCAGAGCTGAGGAGAAAGCTAGGGTTTCAGCAGCAGATGCGGACTTTCGCGTAAAGGAAGCCATGAGCAGACTTGAGTCTGccataaaagaaaaggaagatcTCTTAGCTCTTGTGGACGCGCTGCAATCACAAATTAAAAG GCAAGAAACTAGCACAATACAAGTTTGTGAAGAGAGCTCGGAGCTCTGCTCTACCACTTCAAAGCATGTGGAAGATGATAATGTGGATAAGGCTTGCGTAAGTGATACAGACCCAATACCTGTTGCAGAGAACATTGTCGAGTTAGATGACGAGGGAGTTGATATACGTACAATTGGGGACACTGAGTGGGGCAATCCTCATTCTTCTGAAGTATCTGATGTAAGGGAAGTAACAACAGAGCCTGAAGAAAACAGCTTGGATATTCCTGTTGATACTTGA
- the LOC112881713 gene encoding switch-associated protein 70-like isoform X2 gives MASNGSSTVVGEMQSSLERVRRQLSSTSTRQLLQGPLLKRSDTLRKWNERWVILDPTTGKIEYKVRRSDKDVRGVIVFDTTTTVTLSPMNFHGLAKYDGCCFYIGTPQKKEYFLCAETPSAARAWVSTLHAAQLVLQAHKEAVNSLGENGPAKLGTVATVVAIANSTAIEATKEVEAAMKISLRAALGSTTNKLTKGQLDDLTIMMETLRVKDDELHQLLQDIRARDSTINEIADKLQETAEAAETAASAARSIDEERRYLSSEIERLKQDHEKQVEVSLLRLRESEEKAKLLVEERDHLLTERDSALQEAQMWRSELGKARGNAVILEAAVVRAEEKARVSAADADFRVKEAMSRLESAIKEKEDLLALVDALQSQIKRQETSTIQVCEESSELCSTTSKHVEDDNVDKACVSDTDPIPVAENIVELDDEGVDIRTIGDTEWGNPHSSEVSDVREVTTEPEENSLDIPVDT, from the exons ATGGCGTCCAACGGGAGCAGCACG GTGGTGGGAGAGATGCAGAGCAGCTTGGAGCGGGTGAGGCGGCAGctctcctccacctccacccgGCAGCTCCTCCAGGGCCCTCTCTTGAAGCGATCCGACACG CTAAGAAAATGGAATGAGCGGTGGGTCATACTTGATCCTACAACTGGAAAGATAGAGTACAA GGTTCGTAGAAGTGACAAAGATGTTAGGGGAGTAATTGTGTTTGATACAACAACCACGGTGACATTATCACCTATGAACTTTCA TGGGCTGGCGAAATATGATGGATGCTGTTTCT ATATTGGAACTCCACAGAAAAAGGAATACTTTCTTTGTGCAGAAACTCCCAGCGCTGCAAGAGCATGGGTATCCACTTTACA TGCGGCTCAGTTGGTATTACAGGCTCATAAGGAGGCGGTGAATTCATTGGGTGAGAATGGTCCTGCAAAATTGGGAACAGTTGCTACTGTTGTGGCTATAGCCAATTCCACTGCAATTGAAGCAACAAAGGAGGTGGAAGCCGCAATGAAGATTTCCTTGCGGGCAGCTTTGGGCTCAACTACAAATAAACTTACCAAAGGTCAATTAGATGATCTTACAATAATGATG GAGACCCTTCGAGTTAAAGATGACGAACTCCACCAGTTATTGCAGGATATTCGTGCACGTGATTCTACAATCAATGAGATTGCAGATAAATTACAGGAGACTGCAGAGGCAGCTGAAACTGCTGCCTCTGCAGCACGTTCAATTGATGAAGAGAGAAGATATTTGTCGTCAGAAATTGAGCGCCTGAAACAAGATCATGAAAAACAAGTTGAAGTATCTCTACTTCGG TTAAGGGAATCAGAGGAGAAAGCAAAGCTTCTTGTCGAAGAGAGAGATCATTTACTTACAGAGAGAGATTCTGCTCTTCAAGAAGCTCAAATGTGGCGCTCGGAACTAGGAAAAGCTAGAGGAAATGCTGTAATTCTAGAAGCAGCCGTTGTCAGAGCTGAGGAGAAAGCTAGGGTTTCAGCAGCAGATGCGGACTTTCGCGTAAAGGAAGCCATGAGCAGACTTGAGTCTGccataaaagaaaaggaagatcTCTTAGCTCTTGTGGACGCGCTGCAATCACAAATTAAAAG GCAAGAAACTAGCACAATACAAGTTTGTGAAGAGAGCTCGGAGCTCTGCTCTACCACTTCAAAGCATGTGGAAGATGATAATGTGGATAAGGCTTGCGTAAGTGATACAGACCCAATACCTGTTGCAGAGAACATTGTCGAGTTAGATGACGAGGGAGTTGATATACGTACAATTGGGGACACTGAGTGGGGCAATCCTCATTCTTCTGAAGTATCTGATGTAAGGGAAGTAACAACAGAGCCTGAAGAAAACAGCTTGGATATTCCTGTTGATACTTGA
- the LOC112882692 gene encoding transcription factor JUNGBRUNNEN 1-like → MPTRSSSAMVQEQHHMAKERSLEMKGSDHGEGAEEVVLVGDEEEEDMLPGFRFHPTDEELVTFYLRRKVAGRRLSIEIIKDFDIYKHDPWDLPKSSTISGEKEWYFFCLRGRKYRNSIRPNRVTGSGFWKATGIDRPIYSAAAGRAGDPIGLKKSLVFYRGSAGKGTKTEWMMHEFRLPPRPESPHTSPSEQEAEVWTICRIFRRSISYKKHPQQQQVAGKVSTAGVAQPDYSSSITGSLESDTGDEYTNGSLPPPQAPAINSVNDAGYGYSSQQFQGQWNSSALHAAATAPLPSPTTMAAFHHDVLSSSPAAPDDMYYKDGSSWDDIGRMMMELTDDMFCDSRYA, encoded by the exons ATGCCGACGAGATCGTCATCGGCAATGGTGCAAGAGCAGCACCACATGGCAAAGGAGAGAAGTCTAGAGATGAAGGGTAGCGACCATGGAGAAGGAGCGGAGGAGGTGGTGCTTGTAGgagacgaggaggaagaagacatGCTCCCCGGATTTCGGTTCCACCCCACCGACGAGGAGCTCGTCACCTTCTACCTCCGGCGGAAGGTGGCCGGGAGGCGGCTCAGCATCGAGATCATCAAGGATTTTGACATTTACAAGCATGATCCCTGGGACCTTCCAA AGTCAAGCACGATTTCCGGGGAGAAGGAATGGTACTTCTTCTGCCTCCGAGGGAGGAAGTACAGGAACAGCATCAGGCCCAACAGGGTCACCGGCTCCGGCTTCTGGAAGGCCACCGGCATCGACCGGCCGATATACTCCGCCGCCGCTGGTCGCGCCGGCGACCCCATCGGCCTGAAGAAATCCCTCGTCTTCTACCGCGGCAGCGCCGGCAAGGGCACCAAGACGGAGTGGATGATGCACGAGTTCCGCCTCCCGCCGCGCCCCGAAAGCCCCCACACCTCGCCCAGCGAGCAAGAAGCG GAAGTGTGGACCATCTGCCGGATCTTCAGGAGGAGCATCTCCTACAAGAAGCATCCGCAACAGCAGCAGGTCGCCGGCAAGGTGTCCACCGCCGGCGTCGCGCAGCCCGACTACTCGAGCTCCATCACCGGCAGCCTCGAGTCGGACACCGGGGACGAGTACACGAACGGcagcctgccgccgccgcaggctCCGGCGATCAACAGCGTGAACGATGCTGGCTACGGCTACAGCAGCCAGCAGTTTCAGGGGCAATGGAACAGCAGCGCGCTGCACGCGGCGGCCACGGCCCCGCTGCCGTCGCCGACGACGATGGCCGCGTTCCACCACGACGTGCTTAGTAGTAGCCCCGCCGCGCCGGACGACATGTACTACAAGGATGGGAGCAGCTGGGACGACATCGGGAGGATGATGATGGAGCTGACGGACGACATGTTCTGTGACAGTAGATATGCCTAG